DNA sequence from the Parasphingorhabdus cellanae genome:
AAGGCAGCGGTCCCTGGGTTGTCCATGCGGATTGGGTTGCTGGACTGTCTTCATGGCGATTAAACGACTGCCGAACCGCTAGCGCCGCCTTTGACAATGTTGGTCGGCGTGCCGCCAATGCTGATTTACAAGCTGCCGGACTCTATTGGGGCGCGCGTTCAGACATTGTCTGCGGCCAACCCCAGAAAGCGCAAGGCAAGTTGCAAATGGCTGCCAAACGCAGTGACAGTTTTTACGGCCTCCTGTCCGCACAAACGCTGGGCATGAATATCGCCAGTGCAAAATCCAGTGCTGGTTTCGCGAAAGGTGACTGGAAGACGCTGAAACAGCATGACAATGTCAAGGCAGCTATAGCTCTAGTCGAAATTGGTGAGGAAAGTCTCGCTGATGAAGTTTTGCGGCATCAGGCGCGCATCGGGAATTCCAGCGATCATGCCGCGCTGTTAAAATTGTCGCGAGAATTAAACCTGCCCCGTACACAATTATGGCTGGCCCATCATGCGCCGCGCGGATTCAAACCAGATTCGCAAGCACGCTTCCCCGCTCCAAAATGGAAGCCGGATGGAGGATGGCGCGTTGATCCTGCTCTTGTTTATGCGCACACACTTCAGGAGTCTGCATTCCGCAGCAAGGCAGTGAGTCCAGCCAATGCTATCGGTCTGATGCAGGTTCGCCCTGGAACAGCGGGCGATATCGCCCGTGCAAATGGTCGGAAATTTGAAAAGACCCAATTGTTCAAACCATCAACCAATCTGGAATATGGCCAATCCTATCTTGAATATCTCGGCCGCTCATCGATTACCGGCGGCAAGCTTCCAAAGGTAGCGGCGGCATATAATGCTGGTCCCGGCTCGGTTCAGCGCTGGAATAACGAAATCAAGGATAATGGCGATCCATTGCTCTATATGGAAAGCATTCCCTATGTCGAAACGCGCGGCTATGTTTCGATCATCTTGCGCAATTACTGGATGTATGAACAGCAGGCCGGGATTAAATCTGCCAGCCTTGGAACATTGGCGCAAAATAAATGGCCGGTATTTCCCAACAAACCGAGCAAAAGCAAAACACGCTTTACCGGTCAATAAATACCGAAAGGTCCGGATGAGCCGATTAAGGCCCATCCGGATATTCAATCAATAACGGTAATGATCTGGCTTGAACGGGCCTTCTGTCGGAACGCCGATATAATCGGCCTGTTCCTGAGACAATTTGGTCAGATTAACCCCAAGTTTGCTGAGATGTAGCTCGGCCACTTTCTCATCAAGATGTTTTGGCAGAACATAAACGTCATTCTTATATTGTTCAGGCCGCAACCACAGTTCGATCTGCGCCATCACCTGATTGGTGAAGCTTGCTGACATCACAAAGCTTGGATGGCCAGTTGCACAGCCCAAATTCACCAAACGGCCCTGTGCCAATATGATTAGCTTCTTGCCATCGGGAAATTCAACTTCGTCAACCTGTGGTTTGATTTCGGTCCATTTCATATTCTGGAGAGCAGCAATCTGGATCTCACTGTCGAAATGACCGATGTTACAGACAATCGCGCGATCTTTCATGTCGCGCATGTGGTCAACGGTGATCACGTCCTTATTGCCCGTAGCGGTCACAAAGATATCGGCGCGCTTGGTCGCTTCCTCCATGGTCACAACTTCATAGCCTTCCATTGAAGCCTGCAAAGCACAGATCGGGTCGACTTCGGTAACGATAACCCGGGCACCGCCGTTGCGAAGCGAGTCAGCAGACCCTTTACCCACATCACCAAAGCCAGCGACACAAGCCACTTTACCAGCAAGCATAACATCGGTCGCACGGCGAACCGCATCTACCAAAGACTCTTTGCAGCCGTAGAGATTATCGAATTTGGACTTGGTAACACTGTCATTCACATTGATCGCGGGGAAAGGCAATTTGCCCTGCTTTGCGAGGTCATAGAGCCGGTGAACACCGGTGGTGGTTTCTTCCGAAACACCTTTGATGGTCTCAACCGTCTTCGTCAGATAGCCAGGGCGTTCCGCCAAAAAGCGCTTCAGTGTCGCAACGAAGACTTCTTCTTCCTCATTGTCAGGGGTGAACAATTCCTCGCCAGCCTCGACCCGTGCGCCCCAAAGTGCGAACATCGTAGCATCGCCGCCATCATCAAGAATGAGGTTGCAGGTCTCATCCTGACCCCAGTCAAAGATGCGCTCAACATAAGCCCAATATTCTTCCAGCGTCTCGCCTTTAATCGCGAATACTGGTGTCCCACCGGCAGCAATTGCTGCAGCCGCATGGTCCTGCGTTGAATAGATGTTACAAGAAGCCCAGCGAACCGTGGCACCCAATGCCAAAAGCGTTTCGATCAAAACCGCTGTCTGGATGGTCATGTGCAGCGAGCCGGTAATGCGTGCACCCTTAAGCGGTTGTTCTGCACCGAATTCTTCACGCAGAGCCATCAATCCTGGCATCTCGGTTTCGGCAATCTCTATTTCCTTACGACCAAAATCGGCAAGGGAGATGTCCTTGATGATATAATCCTGGTTTGCTGTATCTGCTGCGGTAGCCACATTCATTCTCCTTGAAAGACGAAGCGCCGCCCGGTGAAACCGGCGCGGCAATTGCGCAATCTCTACAGTTTCTGGGCTTGGGAAGCAAATATAAAGATGTCTTTATATTTGTAATATAATTATTCATACGCGTTGAATGGCGTAACTATCTCACAGGCAATGTTTTAAGCGCTGCCAAACTGACCCGACAGCATATTCGGATCAATGCCCTGTGCTTTCCAGGCCATTTCCCATTTGTCCTTCGCGCGGGTTTCGTAGAGCCACTCAGGCTCACCCTGCGCAATCGACCATCCATTCTGGGTCAGTTCGGTTTCCAATTGCCCTGCCCCCCAGCCAGAATAGCCGAGCGCTGCGATCCATTTTTTGGGCCCGCGATCTTTGGCAATGGCCCCCAATATATCAAGCGAACTGCTTAATCCCCAACGGTCGCCAACCTGCAGTGTATCCGATAAATTAAAATCAAGGCTATGGAGTATGAAACCACGGTGCATCTCCACTGGTCCTCCCACGAAAACATTGCGATCCTTCAAACTATCCGGCTCTATATCAAACTGCTCCAATATACCGTGAAAGCTGATGTCGGCCGATGTCTCCCCGATATTGATCCCCAGCGCGCCATGTTCATCGTGAGAACAAAGGGCTATAATGGAGCGAGAAAATCGCGGATCGGCCATGCCCGGCGTTGCGAGCAGAAACTGACCAGAAAAATAGCGGGGACTATCCATCGGCCAAGCATAAGGAAGTTATCGCGTCCTGCCCATGGCAAATTCGATAAAGTGCACCAAATTCGATAAACCGAGCATTATCATTACATTGCTTGCAATTTCATGATCCTGTCACCACAAATGAATAGGACATACCGATATTTCACAAAGATCCCAAAAGGAGCAATGATATGATCAATAAAGGCGATAAAATACCGGAAGTAAACCTGGTAAAAGCAACGGAAAACGGCCCGGAGCAAGTTAGCTCTTCGGATTATTTTGCGGGCAAGAAAGTCGCTCTCTTCTCCGTTCCTGGTGCCTATACACCGACCTGTTCAGCCAAGCATTTGCCCGGCTATGTCGAAAAGGCCGACGCGCTGAAAGCCAAAGGCGTTGACGAGATTGCCTGCACCGCGGTCAATGACGCTTTCGTCCTCGGCGCCTGGAACAAGGATGCCGGATCCGAAGACGTTACCATGCTGGCCGATGGCAATGGCGATTTTGCCAAAGCGATTGGTCTTGAGATGGATGGTTCCGGCTTTGGTCTGGGCACCCGTGGCCAGCGTTTCTCGATGATCGTCAATGACGGTGTGGTTGAAGAACTGAATGTCGAAGCACCCGGCGATTTCAAAGTCAGCGCTGCCGACTATATGCTCGACCAGCTTTAACTCGGGTCAAATGATCAAAAACCGACGGGAGCATATGTCTCCCGCCGGTTTTTTAATGCCTACCAACCGCATGATTTGCCCTTATTCTCCTTTTTCAGCCAATCCATCAGCGGCTCAAAATAGCTGATCATTGCTGACCCATCCATTTCGCGCGTGCCGGTAAAGGCTTCCAGGGCATCCGGCCAAGGCTTGGATGCGCCGAGTTCCAGCATCGCGTTCAGCTTCGCACCGACTTCTTGGTTGCCATAGAAGGAACAGCGATGCAGCGGCCCTTCCCAGCCGGCGGCGTCGCAGGCGGCTTTGTAGAATTGGAATTGCAGGATCCGCGCAAGAAAATAGCGCGAATAAGGTGTATTGCCCGGGATATGATATTTTGCGCCGGGGTCAAAAGCTTCGGCGGGCCGATCAACCGGCGGCGTGATACCCTGATATTGCAATTTCAGATCATGCCATGCCTGTGTATATTCTGCCGGTTGAATATCGCCGGAGAAAACCTGCCAGCGCCATTTGTCGACCAAAAGACCAAAGGGCAGGAACGCAACCTTGTCCATCGCCTGACGCAGCAGCAGACCGACATCCTTGTCCTCACTTGGCACCTTGTCCGCGTCCAACAGGCCAACCTGCACCAGATATTCCGGTGTGATCGACAGGGCAATCATATCACCAATGGCTTCGTGAAACCCGTCATTGGCACCATCGAGATGGAGATAGCTCTTGTCGTTATAGGCGCGCTGATAATAGTTATGGCCGAGCTCGTGATGGATGGTGACAAAATCATCGCCATTCACCTTGATGCACATCTTGATCCGGATATCGTCGACATTGTCGATATTCCAGGCACTGGCATGACAGACCACTTCGCGGTCCGCCGGCTTGGTAAATTGCGAGCGGGTATAGAATGTTTCGGGCAGCGGCTCAAAACCCAAAGAA
Encoded proteins:
- a CDS encoding lytic transglycosylase domain-containing protein codes for the protein MERFAIAYKDPSVVINQFPKNVKIALTSALISLPLAPVMAQDGGAVLYKSSSVAKDIPSQLKRSQSEHYRAIFKAMGGNQWDMAKNLIADAPTGPLKSIAQAEYFLAANSPRAELGPLLILVNEAPHIPQAAQLGRLAKKRGAQLLPNLPQRRNLSYVPGLPIRKKPRAIKTNNAANAIRGRILNFIKSDSPQSGEALLFEAENILSSEVRTELEQRIAWSYYIENDDKSAQRMAQKAQKGSGPWVVHADWVAGLSSWRLNDCRTASAAFDNVGRRAANADLQAAGLYWGARSDIVCGQPQKAQGKLQMAAKRSDSFYGLLSAQTLGMNIASAKSSAGFAKGDWKTLKQHDNVKAAIALVEIGEESLADEVLRHQARIGNSSDHAALLKLSRELNLPRTQLWLAHHAPRGFKPDSQARFPAPKWKPDGGWRVDPALVYAHTLQESAFRSKAVSPANAIGLMQVRPGTAGDIARANGRKFEKTQLFKPSTNLEYGQSYLEYLGRSSITGGKLPKVAAAYNAGPGSVQRWNNEIKDNGDPLLYMESIPYVETRGYVSIILRNYWMYEQQAGIKSASLGTLAQNKWPVFPNKPSKSKTRFTGQ
- the ahcY gene encoding adenosylhomocysteinase, translating into MATAADTANQDYIIKDISLADFGRKEIEIAETEMPGLMALREEFGAEQPLKGARITGSLHMTIQTAVLIETLLALGATVRWASCNIYSTQDHAAAAIAAGGTPVFAIKGETLEEYWAYVERIFDWGQDETCNLILDDGGDATMFALWGARVEAGEELFTPDNEEEEVFVATLKRFLAERPGYLTKTVETIKGVSEETTTGVHRLYDLAKQGKLPFPAINVNDSVTKSKFDNLYGCKESLVDAVRRATDVMLAGKVACVAGFGDVGKGSADSLRNGGARVIVTEVDPICALQASMEGYEVVTMEEATKRADIFVTATGNKDVITVDHMRDMKDRAIVCNIGHFDSEIQIAALQNMKWTEIKPQVDEVEFPDGKKLIILAQGRLVNLGCATGHPSFVMSASFTNQVMAQIELWLRPEQYKNDVYVLPKHLDEKVAELHLSKLGVNLTKLSQEQADYIGVPTEGPFKPDHYRY
- a CDS encoding YqgE/AlgH family protein, with the translated sequence MDSPRYFSGQFLLATPGMADPRFSRSIIALCSHDEHGALGINIGETSADISFHGILEQFDIEPDSLKDRNVFVGGPVEMHRGFILHSLDFNLSDTLQVGDRWGLSSSLDILGAIAKDRGPKKWIAALGYSGWGAGQLETELTQNGWSIAQGEPEWLYETRAKDKWEMAWKAQGIDPNMLSGQFGSA
- a CDS encoding peroxiredoxin — protein: MINKGDKIPEVNLVKATENGPEQVSSSDYFAGKKVALFSVPGAYTPTCSAKHLPGYVEKADALKAKGVDEIACTAVNDAFVLGAWNKDAGSEDVTMLADGNGDFAKAIGLEMDGSGFGLGTRGQRFSMIVNDGVVEELNVEAPGDFKVSAADYMLDQL